From Demequina capsici:
CACCGGGTTCACGGTGTCGGGCGTCGACGTGGCCATCAGCAGGTCCACGTGCTCGTTCGTGATGAGGTCCTGCGCGAGCTCGCCTGCCTTCGCGGCGTCCGAGCCCGAGTCGCGGTCCAGGATCTCCACCTGGTAGGTCTTGCCGTCGATCGTGATGCCGTCGGCGAACTGCTGACGCACGTAGCTGAGCATGTACGGGTCGCCGTCGGTGAACCCGGCGAGCACACCGGTGGCCGGCGCGATGTAGCCGATCTTGATGGTGTCGGTCGCGCTGCCGCTAGCCGATCCGGAGGTGTCGGTGCCTCCCGTGCCTGCGGGGGTGCATGCGGCGATGGTGAGCACCGCCGCTGCAGGGATCGCTGCCAGGGCAAGGCGACGTGCGCCGCGCGGGCGCCGTCCATCTGCTGCAAGGTGGTTCATGGGGACTGTTCCGTTCCTTGTGTGTCCACGCCGTTGTGGGCTCGTTCAGAGTAGGAACGGAAGGCCCTTCGCTGGGCCCAGAAGAACGAACGATGCGCAAAACGCCGATTGCGCGCGCTAGGTTCGCGGTATGGACATCCGCGTCGATCCTGCGCTGGCGGCACCGCCCTTCGAGCAGGTGCGCGACCAGATCGCCGCGCAGATCATGGACGGTCGGCTCGCCGATCAAGCGAGGCTCCCGGCGATCCGCGCGCTGGCCACCTCCCTGGGGTTGGCCGCGAACACGGTCGCGAAGGCGTACGCCGAGCTCGAGGCGTCCGGGCTCGTGGTGACGGCGGGCCGGAACGGCACCCGCGTCGTCGGCCAGACGGTGGCCGACGCGGGGCTCACCGAGGCCGCCGACGCGTACATCGCGGCGGCGCGCAGCCGCGGGCTCGACACCGACGCGCTCGTCTCGCTCGTCCGCACCAGGGCCGCGTCGTGACCCGGCCCTCGGCCCCTGCCAGGGCTCGGTGACGCCCATGCTCCCCGCGCGCCGCGCCCAGACCGACGCCCCGGACGAGCACGCCTACCGCGCGTCCGTGCTCTCGATCGGCTGGCAGGTCGCCGCTGTCTGCGCCGGGCTCGTCGTCGCGGGTGGCGCGCTCGCCCTTCTCTATGTGTGGTGGCAGACCACGCCCGCCCAGCTCAACGAGTCGCACGGGTCGCATGACGTGCTGATCTACATGAATCCCGTGGACCTGGTGGTCGCGGGGCTCATCGTGGGGGCGGGGGCGGTGCTGTGCGCCGGCCTGGCCGCATGGCTGATCGCCCGCCGCGCGATCCGGCCGCTCGACGAGGCGTTCCGCATGCAGCGCCGATTCATCGCCGACGCCAGCCACGAGCTGCGCACCCCGATCGCCGTGGTGAGCGCCCGCGCCCAGCAGCTCGCTGCGATGACCCCCGAGGACGACGAGCGCCGCGACGTGGTGGACGCGCTTCGTGAGGACGCCCGGATCATGTCGGGCGTCGTCGACGAGCTGCTCGAGCTCGCGTCGGACTCGGGCGCCACCGCGCGCGACTCGGCGGAAGGCGACGACGCATGAGCAAGCGGCTGCTCCTGGTCGAGGACGACCCTCGACTGGGCCCGATCATGCGCGACGTGCTGACCGCCGAATGGGAGGTGACGCTCTGCCCGTCGGCCGAGGAGGGGCTCGCCGCCGCGGCCGGTGGCGTCTTCGACGTGATGGTGTGCGACCGTCGTCTGCCGGGAATGAGCGGCGAGGACCTGGTGAGCACTCTGCGGTCCCGGCGCATGAGCCTGCCGATCCTCATGCTGACGGCGCTCGGACAGGTGCATGACAAGGTCGAGGGCCTGGAGGCGGGGGCCAACGACTACCTGGTGAAGCCGTTCGAGTTCGAGGAGCTCACCGCCCGCCTGCGCGCGCTGACCCGCGACTACTCAGGTGCCGCGGCAGGGATCGACATCGGCGGCTGGGTGTTCTACCCCGACGACAGCTGCATCGAGTCGCCCTATGCGGGGCGGATCATGCTCACGGGCGCGGAGACCACGCTGCTCGCGGTGCTCGCAGCCCAACCGCAGCGCACCTTCTCACGGGAGCAGCTGCTCACCGCCGCCTTCGAGCATGGTGCGAGCGTCACCACGGTCGACACGTACGTCCACTACCTTCGACGCAAGACCGACCGGGACCTCATCACCACGGTCCGCGGCGTCGGCTACCGGCTGGGCACCCCGGCCTGACGGCAGGAGCCGGTCCAGGCGCGCCAGGATCACGTCCACCGTCAGCCACCGCGCCACGGGCGCCATGGCGAGCGCCCAGCAGACCGATGCGATCACGTCGGTCGGGTAGTGCAGGCCGTCGCTCACGACGGCCAGCCCGATGAGCATGATCGCCGCGACGCCCGCCACGATCACGCCGCGCGCCCACCTGGTGCCCTGCACCAGGTAGTACGCAGCGAGCACGATCGCCACCACGAACGCGGTGTGACCGCTGGGGAACGACCCGTCGGTCTGCGCCGGAGCGTACGGGTGGGTGAGCATCGACGGGTCGGGACGGGCCCTGTCGACGACCACCTTGAACACCTCGGTGGGCAGCCACGTGAGCGCGACCACCCCGCCGAACGCGAGCGCCAGGCGCAGATCACGGGTCGCGCCCCACAGCACCGCCGCGAGGACAAGGACCAGCGGGATCGCGAGCGTCGGCTCGAGCGCGCGGTAGACGCCGGTGGCCACCGCGCCCCAGGCGCCCACGTGAAGGTCGTTGAGCGCACGCACCATGCCCGCATCGATCGGGTGGTCCCTCACCACCAGGCCGAGCACGAGGACCAGGACCGCCATCACGGCGACCGTCACCACCGCGGCACGCGGCGCGTTGGTCGGGCGCAGCAGGGCGCCGCCGAGCCGGCCGTCGCGAGGCGAGGTCATCGGGCCGCGCTCTCGATGGTCGGGTCGCCCGCACGATCGGCCATGGGGACGACGAGGTCCGCGCCGGCGACCGCCTGCGCGGCCTTGCCCGCGCGCATACGCCGCAGGGCACCGATCGCGATCGGCAGCAACGACACGACCACCACCACGATCATCAGCACGTCGATGTTGTTCGCCACGAACGGGATTCCGCCCAGGAGCACTCCGACGGTCGTCATTCCGACCACCCACAGCGTCGCACCCACCACGTTCCACAGCAGGAAGCGCCGGTAGCGCATGGCGGCGGTGCCGGCCGCGAGCGGCACATAGGTGCGGACGATCGGGACGAACCTGCCCAGCACCAGGGAGAATCCTCCGTAGCGGGCGAAGAACTGCTCCGCCTCCTCGAGCCGATCGGTGCGGAGCACCCGGGCGTCGTCCTTGAACAGGCGGCGACCGACGCGTCGGCCGAGCAGGTAGCCCACCTGGTCGCCGAGGATCGCCGCGGGAACGCCGACGAGCACGATCTGCCACGGCGCGATGCCCAGCGCACCTGCGAGGATCGCCGCAGTCACGAGCAGCGAGTCTCCGGGCAGGAACGGGAACAGCACGCCCGACTCGATGAAGATCATCACCGCGATGCCCACCAGCACCCACGGTCCGAAGGAGTGCAGCAGCGTGCCCGTGTCGGGCAGCAGGCTCAGGTGCAGGCCCGTCATCGGCCGGCCCCGTTCGTCGTCTCGGTGATCACGTGGCGGTCCTTCTCTCGTTGGCGCGTCGAGCCCAGGCTCGGCCAGGCTCGGAGCGATTCACTCACCAGCGTGAGTGCAGCGCGCCAAGAAACGTCCAAGGATCGGCAGGGAGGTGGGGCGAGCGCTCGAATGGCGCGAATCGACCCGGGGCCGCACCATGGGGTCATGCCTGCACAGGCGACGCATGGCGGTGCTGAGGGGTCCGTCAAGGCTGCGTCGTTCCTCGCCCTCCATGCCGGCGACGGCTTCGTGCTCCCGAACGCGTGGGACGCGGGGTCGGCACGGATCCTCGAGCAGGTGGGCTTCCCTGCGATCGCGACGACGAGCGCGGGCATCGCCTGGTCGCTCGGCCTGCCGGACGGCGGACCGCTCGATCGGGACACGATGCTCGAGCATGTGGCGCAGATCGTCGCCGCAGTCGACGTCCCCGTGACCGCGGACCTTGAGGCCGGCTACGGCTCCACGCCAGAGGAGGTCGCGGCGACGGTCGCGGCGGCCGTCCAGCTGGGCGTCGTCGGGGCGAACATCGAGGACGCGGTGGCGGGCGAGCTGTTCCCCATGGACGTGGCGGTGGCGCGGCTCGAGGCAGCACGCGCGGCGGCGCCGAAGGGCACCTTCGTGCTGAACGCGAGGACGGACACCTATTTCACGGGCCGCGACGACGAGGCGTTCTCGCGGACCGTGCTGCGCGCGCAGCGCTATGTGGAGGCGGGCGCGGACTGCATCTTCGTGCCTGGCGTCGTGGAGGCGGAGACGATCCGCGACCTCGCGCACGCGATCCCCGGCCCGCTCAACATCGTGGCGGGGCTGTCCAACACGATCGATGCGCGCACCCTGTTCTCGCTCGGCGTCACCCGCGTGAGCGTGGGCGGCAGCCTGGCCCGAGCGGCGCTGAGCCTCGTGGAGCGGGCCGGCAAGGAGCTGCTCGAGTCCGGGAGCCTGCGGTTCCTGCAGGGCGCGGTGCCCTACGGCGTCCTTCAGCGCCGGTTCCGCGCCTGACGCGCCGGCGCGCCGCTCTCAGACACGCCCGTCGGGCGACGGGAGGCCCCCCACGGATCGATCACGCGGACGCCGGTCCTCGCGAAGTCACGGACGTTCCTGGTGGCGACCGCTGCCCCGTGCGCTTGCGCAGTGGCTGCGATCAGGCAATCGGTGACACCAGGTGCTTGCGGATCTGCGAGCATCTCGGCGGCGACGAAAGCGGCCGACGGCGGGGTCAGCCCGCGGGTCAGATGCCCTGCGCGGAAGCGATGAGGTTGCTCTTGGGCAGCGACGCCGCCTCCTGCGTCGCGTCCACCCACGTGACCACGTCCGCCACCGCCGCCCAGTTGGAGTGCAGCAAGGCCATGAGCGTCGTGTGCACCGTACGGGAATCTGCGTTCGAGGCGGCGTTGAAGAGGTCGATCGCACCTGTCGCGTCGGAGAGCACCTCGATGCCCAAGCCCCGCGTGGCGCCATCCACCGAGGTGCCGAGCACGCAGTTGTTGGTCATGTAGCCCACGAGCGTGAGGGTGTCGATCCCCTCCTGGCGCAGCCACTCCTCCAGTCCTGTGCCCGCGAGGACCGAGGCATGGTGCTTGACGACTCGCTTCCAGTCGGCACCGACCCGCGTCGCGAGCGCGGGATGCAGCTCATAGCCCGGCGTGCCGGGGGCGAACACCGGCGCGCCCTGGCCGCTGTCGTGCTGCACGACGACGATCGGGATGCCGGCGGCCTCCGCCGCGTCAGCCGCTTCGAGGATCCGCGCGAGCGAATGCTCCCGCGGAGGGAACTGGATCGGCAGGCGACCCGTGAAGTACTCCTGCTGCACGTCGATGATCACGAGTGCGCGGCGGGGCGCGGTCATGGGTCCTCCTCGGCTCGACCGTCGTCCACGCTACCCGCGCCGCGCTCCTAAGGCCGGAGCGCGACCGCGACGCACGGCACAGGTCGCGCGATTCGCACCCCAACCTTTCCGGCGCGTGCAACGTCTTCACTATGGGGCCCGGAAGGGGCCATCATCACTGTCCGGGGGGACCAGGTGAAGACGAGCACACGTCGGAGGACGGCTTCTGCATGGGCGCTGGGGGCGCTCCTCGCGGCCGGATCCGTGTCCGGCTGCACGACGCAGGCAGTTGCCGACGAGCACAGCGGCGAGGTGTCGGCGTCCGAGATGGCATCGGCAGGGTACGAGGAGCTGGCCACCCGCCTGCTGGCCGGGATCCTGGACTCGAGCTACGGGCCCACGCTGGCGTCGTTCGACGGCAGGACGGTCCCGGCGCCAGGAAGCATCAGCGCGCTGCAGACGTCGAGCACCACGGACTACGCCGCGTGGGATGTCGACGCGCGCGCCGAGCGCCAGCAGGACCCGACCGAGCGCGCCGCCGCCATCGGGCAGGTGGTGCCGTTGAGCGACGCGGCCCTCGCCGAGGTGGCGTCGCTGATCGAGAGGTGTCGCAGCCTCGAGGAGCAGGCGGCGCCCGGATTCTCCGATGTGGACATCGTCACCGCCACAGTCGAGACGGCGGGCGTGGAGGCCACGGTCGCGGACCCCACGGGCGACAGGCTGGTGAAGATCACCAGCCACCTCACCGAGCACTACCGGTCGGGAGTCGTGTCCGAGGCGTACGACGACACGTACGTCACGTTCGACGCGACGACGGGCGAGGTGCTCGGCATCCGCCCCGCCACCGACTCGGGCACCTGGTAGCCGCCTCCGGGGTGACCGAGTGTCGGTCAGGGCGCCACGATCAGGCGCCGCCTGCACCGTCGACCTGAGCACCCGCCTCATGCGCCACGCTGAACGCGTAAGGCGCGCCGCCAGGATCGAACCAGCTGCCGACCACCAGGCCCGACGCGTCGACGGCGATCATCGCGAAATGCACCTGGTAGGCCGTCTCGCCGACGCCTGAACCATCGGACCAGCCGCTCGCGGTGGTCTCCCCTGTCTGGCACACACCGGGGAGCAGGGGCGATGCGCCGACACGGACGTCTGACGGCACGTCGTCCTCGGTGGTCGCTGGGAAGACCCAGAGCGGCTCAGACGTCACGATCACCCCGTCGCGGGTGACGACGACCGTCGCGTAGAACGTGTACTCGCTGTGCGTCTCGGTGGCGGCGAAGACCCGGCCGAACACCGTGTCCCAGCCGGCACGGGCAGTCGGGTCGCCGCTGATCGGGGTTCCGTTGGTGCCGAACGAGGTACCCACGTAGAGGTTCGCAAGGTCCTGGACATCGACGCCCGTCGAGATGGAGCGCGGGAGCGTCGCACCGCAGGCGAGCGAGACGTCGCCCAGTGTCGTCGGACCGACCAGCGCTTCGGGGTCGCCGGCGCGCTGGTACACCCAGGTCGCCACAGGAGCTCCCTGAGCATCGACGAGCTGCGCGACGAGCGTCACCGACTCGTCGCCGCCCGCAAGGTATCCGTCGTCGGTCGACGAGCCGCAGGATCCGGAGATGGCGATCCCCGCGGTGTCCGCGTAGGAGCTCGCCTGGACGAACCCGGCAGGAGGCGAGGACAGGACGGACGTGGCACTGGACGTGGCGTAGTCCATGGACGGCACGAGGCCGGTGACCACCTCGCCCGTGGACGCGACGCTCATGGTCCGCAACCGCAGGGGCTCGGTCGCCTGAGCGCCTGCCCCGAGGGTGACGGTCGCGTCCCAAACCGTGCTTGCGATCGGGTAGATGCCTCCGCCATCCACGGCCGTCACATACACAGCACCGCCGTCTGCGCCGGCGACGTCGTGAGAGTCCGACGTGAGCGTCGTGCCCGCCGGAAGCACGCCGGGCTGCTGCACCGTCACGCCAGGCGTGAGCGTGAGCCGGTCTCCGCACGCCACTGCGTGGTCGCCCACCGCGAACGCCGCGTCCACCACAGGAGTGCTCGCGTCGATCGTCAGGCTGTACGTCGGCGAGGGCGTGACCGCCGGCTCAAAATGCTCCGGTGCCGCGGGGCGCAGCGCCACGGCGATGGCCACGACCGCGACCACGGCGCCGACCGCAACACCGCCCCGCCATGCCAGGCGGGTACGACGCCCGCGCTGGATCCGCGACCAGTCCAGGTCCTCGGCCGAGGACGACGCGACCCGGTCGGCCACTCGAGCACCTGCATCGTCCATCCCGGAACGAAGCATGTCTCGCAGCTCGCTCATCGCCGCACCTCCCGAACCTCGACGACCTCGTCGTCATCCACGGCCTCGACGCCCCACAGGCTGCCCAACCGCGCGCGCCCCTCCTTGAGATAGCCCTTCACGGTGCCCTCCGAGATCCGCATCGCATGCGCGATGTCCGCGACGGTCAGGTCCTCGATGTACCGGAGCGCGATGGCCGTGCGCACGCGTGGCGCGAGCGTCGCCATCCCGCGGGCCACCAGGTCAGCGCCGTCGACTGCCGCCGTGCCGTCGTCCACCGACTCCTCGCGGGCCAGCACCGGCAGCGCACCGGTCCATCGTGCCTGCCTTCGCAGGGCGTCCAGGTGAAGGGTGCGGATCGCGGCGCGCACGTACGCCTCGGCGCCCGCCACGTCGCGGAAGCCGCGCTTGCGCGAGAACGCCTTCACGATCGCGGCCTGCACCAGCTCCTCCGCCGCCGAATACGAGCCCGTCAGCGCGTACGCATGCGAGCCGAGTCGCGGCAGCGCCTGTGCGTGCAGCGCGGCGAGAATCTGCTGATCGGACATCGAACCCCCTGTCGAAGGGTAGACGCACGAAGAGAGGCTTCCGTGGGGGTTGGCCCCAATATCCGAATACCAAGCAGCGGCGGCGACCGCTCGTCGTCATGCCTGCCTGTCACACATCGGCGGTTGCTGGACACTACTGGGCATGAGGGAACTGCAGGCGAGTGACGCGTCCGAGTGGGCGAGTGCCTGCGCGGGCGACGGCGGTGCGCTCGGGATTCTCTTCGACCGTCACAGCCCACGGGTCTTCCGCCACGCACTGCGCCTGCTGTCTCACCGCCAGGACGCGGAGGACGCCACCGCTGCGGCATTCCTCGAGCTGTGGCGCAAGCGCGGTCAGGTACGGCTCGTCCGAGAGTCGGTACTGCCGTGGCTCTTGGTCGCGACGACGAACCTCAGTCGCAACATGGCTCGGTCGACACGCCGGTATCGGGCGCTGTTGGACGCGCTTCCGAGGAGTGAAACGTCTCCGTCTGCCGCGGACGTCTTGGCCGCTGTGCCATCCGACGTGCTGGAGCACATCGACCCTGAACTCGCCGCTGCGATCAGGCGGCTCCCGAAAGCGTCTGCGGCACTGTTGGCGCTGACAGCGTTGGAGGGCATGTCGACAGTGGACGCCGCACAGGCGATGGGGATGAGCCCAGCGGCGGCTCGGACGCGCCTGTCACGGGCTCGCGCCCAGGTGCGCGCCTCACTCGGCGAATCCGCGCTCGACGACGAACTGAAGGAGGTCCGTCATGGTTGACACGCTCGATCCCGTCTTCGCCGCAGCACTGCGCAAGACGCTCGTCGAGACCGCCGACGCCTCAACGCGGCCGCGTCCGGCGTGGTGGCGTCGAGGGTGGATCGTCGGTGGAGTCTCGCTCGCGCTCCTCGCCGGCGCGGGGGCGGCTACCGCCGGACTTGTCGGCACGCCTGGCGGAGAGGTCAGCACTGACCTCGGCGAGGCGGTCACCCAGACTGGCGTGGGCGACGGCAGCCTGTACCTCGGTGAGGCACCCCAGGGCGCGGACGCGGTCGAGTACACGTTCGAGGCGCTCACCGGCGGGAGCTTCGCACTCGGACCTGGCGGCACAC
This genomic window contains:
- a CDS encoding RNA polymerase sigma factor encodes the protein MRELQASDASEWASACAGDGGALGILFDRHSPRVFRHALRLLSHRQDAEDATAAAFLELWRKRGQVRLVRESVLPWLLVATTNLSRNMARSTRRYRALLDALPRSETSPSAADVLAAVPSDVLEHIDPELAAAIRRLPKASAALLALTALEGMSTVDAAQAMGMSPAAARTRLSRARAQVRASLGESALDDELKEVRHG
- a CDS encoding isochorismatase family protein, whose product is MTAPRRALVIIDVQQEYFTGRLPIQFPPREHSLARILEAADAAEAAGIPIVVVQHDSGQGAPVFAPGTPGYELHPALATRVGADWKRVVKHHASVLAGTGLEEWLRQEGIDTLTLVGYMTNNCVLGTSVDGATRGLGIEVLSDATGAIDLFNAASNADSRTVHTTLMALLHSNWAAVADVVTWVDATQEAASLPKSNLIASAQGI
- a CDS encoding GntR family transcriptional regulator — encoded protein: MDIRVDPALAAPPFEQVRDQIAAQIMDGRLADQARLPAIRALATSLGLAANTVAKAYAELEASGLVVTAGRNGTRVVGQTVADAGLTEAADAYIAAARSRGLDTDALVSLVRTRAAS
- a CDS encoding isocitrate lyase/PEP mutase family protein, with translation MPAQATHGGAEGSVKAASFLALHAGDGFVLPNAWDAGSARILEQVGFPAIATTSAGIAWSLGLPDGGPLDRDTMLEHVAQIVAAVDVPVTADLEAGYGSTPEEVAATVAAAVQLGVVGANIEDAVAGELFPMDVAVARLEAARAAAPKGTFVLNARTDTYFTGRDDEAFSRTVLRAQRYVEAGADCIFVPGVVEAETIRDLAHAIPGPLNIVAGLSNTIDARTLFSLGVTRVSVGGSLARAALSLVERAGKELLESGSLRFLQGAVPYGVLQRRFRA
- a CDS encoding RNA polymerase sigma factor, with product MSDQQILAALHAQALPRLGSHAYALTGSYSAAEELVQAAIVKAFSRKRGFRDVAGAEAYVRAAIRTLHLDALRRQARWTGALPVLAREESVDDGTAAVDGADLVARGMATLAPRVRTAIALRYIEDLTVADIAHAMRISEGTVKGYLKEGRARLGSLWGVEAVDDDEVVEVREVRR
- a CDS encoding DedA family protein, coding for MTGLHLSLLPDTGTLLHSFGPWVLVGIAVMIFIESGVLFPFLPGDSLLVTAAILAGALGIAPWQIVLVGVPAAILGDQVGYLLGRRVGRRLFKDDARVLRTDRLEEAEQFFARYGGFSLVLGRFVPIVRTYVPLAAGTAAMRYRRFLLWNVVGATLWVVGMTTVGVLLGGIPFVANNIDVLMIVVVVVSLLPIAIGALRRMRAGKAAQAVAGADLVVPMADRAGDPTIESAAR
- a CDS encoding response regulator transcription factor; its protein translation is MSKRLLLVEDDPRLGPIMRDVLTAEWEVTLCPSAEEGLAAAAGGVFDVMVCDRRLPGMSGEDLVSTLRSRRMSLPILMLTALGQVHDKVEGLEAGANDYLVKPFEFEELTARLRALTRDYSGAAAGIDIGGWVFYPDDSCIESPYAGRIMLTGAETTLLAVLAAQPQRTFSREQLLTAAFEHGASVTTVDTYVHYLRRKTDRDLITTVRGVGYRLGTPA
- a CDS encoding sensor histidine kinase translates to MLPARRAQTDAPDEHAYRASVLSIGWQVAAVCAGLVVAGGALALLYVWWQTTPAQLNESHGSHDVLIYMNPVDLVVAGLIVGAGAVLCAGLAAWLIARRAIRPLDEAFRMQRRFIADASHELRTPIAVVSARAQQLAAMTPEDDERRDVVDALREDARIMSGVVDELLELASDSGATARDSAEGDDA